A window of the Brassica oleracea var. oleracea cultivar TO1000 chromosome C1, BOL, whole genome shotgun sequence genome harbors these coding sequences:
- the LOC106302787 gene encoding chaperone protein DnaJ isoform X2, which translates to MALIQFGSSSCVAQWGIRRPQVAVKASFYPTRLESHQDNCCISQINCLGASQSSMFSHGSLPFLSLVTGQSRNTHSRRGARFTVRADTDFYSVLGVSKTATKAEIKSAYRKLARSYHPDVNKDAGAEEKFKEISNAYEILSDDEKRSLYDRYGEAGVKGAGMGGMGDYSNPFDLFESLFEGMGGMGGGMGSRGGSRSRAIDGEDEYYSLILDFKEAVFGIEKEIEISRLESCGTCNGSGAKAGTKPTKCKTCGGQGQVVASTRTPLGVFQQVMTCSPCNGTGEVSKPCGACSGDGRVRRTKRISLKVPAGVDSGSRLRVRGEGNAGKRGGSSGDLFAVIEVIPDPILKRDDTNILYTCKISYVDAILGTTLKVPTVDGTVDLKVPAGTQPSTTLVMAKKGVPVLNKSKMRGDQLVRVQVEIPKRLSKEEKKLVEELADMSKNKVANSRR; encoded by the exons ATGGCTCTTATACAATTTGGAAGCTCATCATGTGTTGCTCAGTGGGGGATTCGTCGTCCTCAGGTTGCTGTCAAGGCTTCTTTTTATCCAACCAGATTAGAATCTCACCAAGACAA TTGTTGTATCAGCCAAATAAATTGTTTGGGAGCTTCACAGTCGAGTATGTTCTCACATGGCTCCTTGCCCTTCTTGTCACTTGTAACGGGGCAGTCCCGTAATACACATTCTCGTAGAGGTGCTCGCTTCACAGTTAGAGCCGATACT GATTTCTATTCTGTCCTTGGAGTCTCCAAAACTGCAACCAAAGCTGAGATTAAAAGCG CTTATCGGAAGCTCGCTAGGAGTTACCATCCAGACGTGAACAA GGATGCTGGGGCAGAAGAGAAATTCAAAGAAATAAGCAATGCATATGAG ATCTTATCAGATGATGAGAAAAGATCTCTATACGACAGGTACGGCGAGGCAGGAGTTAAAGGCGCAGGAATGGGAGGCATGGGG GATTACAGCAACCCCTTTGATCTATTCGAGTCACTATTCGAAGGAATGGGTGGCATGGGAGGTGGAATGGGCAGCAGAGGCGGCTCAAGAAGCAGAGCCATCGACGGCGAAGACGAGTACTACTCCCTAATCCTGGACTTCAAAGAAGCCGTCTTCGGCATCGAGAAAGAGATAGAGATCTCCCGGCTAGAGAGCTGCGGGACCTGCAACGGCTCAGGAGCCAAAGCAGGAACCAAACCGACCAAATGCAAAACATGCGGCGGCCAAGGCCAAGTCGTAGCTTCAACAAGAACACCCCTCGGCGTCTTCCAGCAAGTCATGACTTGCTCTCCCTGCAACGGCACAGGAGAGGTTTCAAAACCCTGCGGTGCTTGCTCGGGAGACGGACGCGTGAGGAGGACTAAAAGGATCAGTCTCAAGGTTCCAGCTGGTGTTGATTCAGGGAGCAGGTTGAGAGTGAGAGGAGAAGGGAACGCAGGGAAGAGAGGAGGATCGTCTGGAGATCTGTTTGCTGTTATTGAAGTGATTCCTGATCCGATCTTGAAGAGGGACGATACGAATATATTGTACACGTGTAAGATATCGTATGTGGATGCGATCTTGGGGACGACTCTGAAGGTTCCGACGGTTGATGGGACGGTGGATTTGAAAGTACCCGCGGGGACGCAGCCGAGCACGACGCTGGTGATGGCAAAGAAGGGAGTTCCGGTGTTGAACAAGAGTAAGATGAGAGGGGATCAGTTGGTGAGAGTGCAGGTTGAGATACCGAAGAGGTTGAGTAAGGAGGAGAAGAAACTTGTTGAGGAGCTTGCTGATATGAGCAAGAACAAGGTAGCTAATAGCAGGAGATAA
- the LOC106302787 gene encoding chaperone protein DnaJ isoform X1: MALIQFGSSSCVAQWGIRRPQVAVKASFYPTRLESHQDNSCCISQINCLGASQSSMFSHGSLPFLSLVTGQSRNTHSRRGARFTVRADTDFYSVLGVSKTATKAEIKSAYRKLARSYHPDVNKDAGAEEKFKEISNAYEILSDDEKRSLYDRYGEAGVKGAGMGGMGDYSNPFDLFESLFEGMGGMGGGMGSRGGSRSRAIDGEDEYYSLILDFKEAVFGIEKEIEISRLESCGTCNGSGAKAGTKPTKCKTCGGQGQVVASTRTPLGVFQQVMTCSPCNGTGEVSKPCGACSGDGRVRRTKRISLKVPAGVDSGSRLRVRGEGNAGKRGGSSGDLFAVIEVIPDPILKRDDTNILYTCKISYVDAILGTTLKVPTVDGTVDLKVPAGTQPSTTLVMAKKGVPVLNKSKMRGDQLVRVQVEIPKRLSKEEKKLVEELADMSKNKVANSRR, from the exons ATGGCTCTTATACAATTTGGAAGCTCATCATGTGTTGCTCAGTGGGGGATTCGTCGTCCTCAGGTTGCTGTCAAGGCTTCTTTTTATCCAACCAGATTAGAATCTCACCAAGACAA CAGTTGTTGTATCAGCCAAATAAATTGTTTGGGAGCTTCACAGTCGAGTATGTTCTCACATGGCTCCTTGCCCTTCTTGTCACTTGTAACGGGGCAGTCCCGTAATACACATTCTCGTAGAGGTGCTCGCTTCACAGTTAGAGCCGATACT GATTTCTATTCTGTCCTTGGAGTCTCCAAAACTGCAACCAAAGCTGAGATTAAAAGCG CTTATCGGAAGCTCGCTAGGAGTTACCATCCAGACGTGAACAA GGATGCTGGGGCAGAAGAGAAATTCAAAGAAATAAGCAATGCATATGAG ATCTTATCAGATGATGAGAAAAGATCTCTATACGACAGGTACGGCGAGGCAGGAGTTAAAGGCGCAGGAATGGGAGGCATGGGG GATTACAGCAACCCCTTTGATCTATTCGAGTCACTATTCGAAGGAATGGGTGGCATGGGAGGTGGAATGGGCAGCAGAGGCGGCTCAAGAAGCAGAGCCATCGACGGCGAAGACGAGTACTACTCCCTAATCCTGGACTTCAAAGAAGCCGTCTTCGGCATCGAGAAAGAGATAGAGATCTCCCGGCTAGAGAGCTGCGGGACCTGCAACGGCTCAGGAGCCAAAGCAGGAACCAAACCGACCAAATGCAAAACATGCGGCGGCCAAGGCCAAGTCGTAGCTTCAACAAGAACACCCCTCGGCGTCTTCCAGCAAGTCATGACTTGCTCTCCCTGCAACGGCACAGGAGAGGTTTCAAAACCCTGCGGTGCTTGCTCGGGAGACGGACGCGTGAGGAGGACTAAAAGGATCAGTCTCAAGGTTCCAGCTGGTGTTGATTCAGGGAGCAGGTTGAGAGTGAGAGGAGAAGGGAACGCAGGGAAGAGAGGAGGATCGTCTGGAGATCTGTTTGCTGTTATTGAAGTGATTCCTGATCCGATCTTGAAGAGGGACGATACGAATATATTGTACACGTGTAAGATATCGTATGTGGATGCGATCTTGGGGACGACTCTGAAGGTTCCGACGGTTGATGGGACGGTGGATTTGAAAGTACCCGCGGGGACGCAGCCGAGCACGACGCTGGTGATGGCAAAGAAGGGAGTTCCGGTGTTGAACAAGAGTAAGATGAGAGGGGATCAGTTGGTGAGAGTGCAGGTTGAGATACCGAAGAGGTTGAGTAAGGAGGAGAAGAAACTTGTTGAGGAGCTTGCTGATATGAGCAAGAACAAGGTAGCTAATAGCAGGAGATAA